A genomic window from Paenibacillus sp. FSL K6-0276 includes:
- a CDS encoding LacI family DNA-binding transcriptional regulator has protein sequence MKPTIRDVARMAEVSISTVSRVMNAPNSVVESKRNRVMEAVERLRYQPNSFARGLIYKKSFTLGLLIPDIENLYFAGVIRGMQDACIKLGYSLMICNTDRDKERLLSYIDNFHEKQVDGIVFASDVLYPEYHDKLVGCRIPFVLVSSHSDEFDIPNVEVDDEAAAYEAVKFLIDLGHKDIGMIGFNHDNSVSGPPRYEGFVRALTESGLERNIVKSKYASHRFEHAYQAAHELFTDYPDLTAVFCVADEFAMGTISYLKDRNILVPGQVSVIGFDNLRMSSMFIPKLTTIAQPIYELGYRAAEKLHELLTTGEVQVLNEKMEHKLIVRESTREK, from the coding sequence ATGAAGCCAACCATAAGAGATGTTGCCAGAATGGCCGAGGTGTCGATTAGCACAGTATCACGTGTTATGAATGCACCGAATTCGGTAGTGGAGAGCAAACGGAATCGAGTGATGGAGGCTGTAGAACGATTGCGGTATCAACCTAATTCATTTGCACGAGGTCTGATTTACAAGAAGTCCTTTACACTGGGCCTGCTTATTCCGGATATTGAGAACCTGTATTTCGCGGGTGTTATTCGGGGAATGCAGGATGCATGCATCAAGCTTGGGTACAGTCTTATGATCTGCAATACGGACCGCGATAAAGAACGACTCTTGTCCTATATTGATAACTTCCATGAGAAACAGGTGGATGGAATCGTATTCGCCAGTGATGTCCTTTACCCTGAATATCATGACAAATTGGTCGGTTGTAGAATTCCATTTGTGCTAGTATCCTCGCATTCTGATGAGTTCGACATTCCAAATGTGGAGGTGGATGATGAAGCGGCTGCTTACGAAGCGGTAAAGTTTCTAATTGACTTAGGTCATAAAGACATTGGTATGATCGGTTTTAACCATGATAATTCCGTATCAGGCCCACCTCGTTATGAGGGGTTTGTAAGAGCACTAACAGAGTCGGGGCTAGAGCGGAATATTGTAAAGAGCAAATATGCTAGTCACCGGTTTGAGCATGCCTATCAAGCTGCGCATGAACTATTTACCGATTACCCCGATCTGACTGCCGTCTTCTGTGTTGCCGATGAATTCGCGATGGGGACGATTTCTTATCTGAAGGATCGTAATATTCTTGTTCCGGGTCAGGTATCTGTGATTGGGTTTGATAATCTAAGGATGTCGAGTATGTTCATCCCGAAGCTGACTACGATTGCACAGCCGATTTACGAGTTAGGGTATCGTGCAGCCGAGAAGCTGCATGAATTACTTACAACAGGAGAAGTGCAGGTATTGAATGAGAAGATGGAGCATAAGCTGATTGTGCGGGAATCTACAAGGGAGAAATAA